In Microbacterium sp. No. 7, the genomic window TGCGCGGGTACCAGGCACGCCACGATCTGGGGGATCTCACCGGGCTGTGCGCCTCGATCCGCGAACGAGGCATCCTCGAGCCGCTCACGATCACCTCCGACTTCGTCCTGGTGTTCGGCGCCCGCCGGCTGGCCGCCGCCACGACCCTCGGCCACCAGAGCGTGCCCTGCTGGATCGCGCGGGGGGTCTCCGACAAGCTCAGCCACATCCTCGCCGTGAAGGAATCGTTCGAACACCGCAAAGAACTCACCCCGACCGAGCAGGCCGAGCTGTACGCCGAGCTGCGTGCGCTCGGCGCCGCCGAGGCCCGGATCCGGCAAACAGCGACCCGGTTCGGCGCGCTCCCCACCGTCGGCGGTGGTGGCGATTCGCCACCACCGCGCCGTGGCAAGGCACGCGAACAGGCGGCGCGGGCGATCACCGGACGCAACTCCTACCATCAGCACGAACAAGTGCTCGAGCTGCAGTCGCTGGCCACCAACGAGAGCACCCCGGACTGGTTGCGCGATCAAGCCCAGCAGGCGCTGATCGAGATCGACCGGCATCGCAAGGTGCACGGTCCCTACCTTGAGGTGCGCCGTGCACAAGCCGGGCACGCGCTGCGCGTCCTCGCTTCCGACCCGACCGCGCCACCGCCGGTGCGCGCCGAAGCCAACACCGTGCGGCAGTCCCTGCAGCCGAAGACCAAGGCGCTGTCAGCGGCGGCCAGCACCATCCGCCGTTTGGAGCGCCGTCAAAGGGCCGGGTGGGCAGATGTGGACCCCGACGCCCGCTCCCTGTTCGCCAGGGAACGCCTGCTCGCCCTCGTCGACGACCACAGTGCCCGGCTGGAACGGATCGACGCAGCCCTGGTCGCCGCGGTGCTGACCGCGGAGGACCGCCGACGGGTGGCCGCGTTCGGTGACCAGGTGGCTGCGTTCACCACGGCTATCCTCACCAGCCCCGGTCCCCTACCCTCCGACACGGTGGCGGCGGGACAGGACGCGGCCGCCAGTTGAACTGCCAGTCTGGGCCGGAGTCACCGTTCCTGCCGGGATCGCCGCGACCACCTGACGGGTATGACTCCTCAGCACAGGGTGGGCGCGACGCGCCGACGACGCCGCCCCGTCGTGCTCGCAGTTGTCGCGGTGGCCGTGGCAGGGCTGCTGGCCGCGACCATCGTCGGTGTGTACGGTCTGGGGTTTCGCACCTCGACCCTTC contains:
- a CDS encoding ParB/RepB/Spo0J family partition protein, whose product is MTGTEFVEVPPAQIVRGYQARHDLGDLTGLCASIRERGILEPLTITSDFVLVFGARRLAAATTLGHQSVPCWIARGVSDKLSHILAVKESFEHRKELTPTEQAELYAELRALGAAEARIRQTATRFGALPTVGGGGDSPPPRRGKAREQAARAITGRNSYHQHEQVLELQSLATNESTPDWLRDQAQQALIEIDRHRKVHGPYLEVRRAQAGHALRVLASDPTAPPPVRAEANTVRQSLQPKTKALSAAASTIRRLERRQRAGWADVDPDARSLFARERLLALVDDHSARLERIDAALVAAVLTAEDRRRVAAFGDQVAAFTTAILTSPGPLPSDTVAAGQDAAAS